In Candidatus Pantoea floridensis, the genomic window TGCAGAACAGATACACGGTACGATGCAGGATCAGGCTGTAGGCAAACGGAATCGGCGTGTTGGCGATGCGATCGCAGCCGCCCAGAATGGTGGACAGCTGATTGAGATTTTCATCAATGCTCTGCCAGATAATATCCGATATGTCCCCTTCATCGCGGCGCTGCGCCAGCCAGGTGCTCAAACACAATAAAACCTGCGATGTAGGCATAGGATGATTCAGCACTGCGCTGTGCCAGTTATCGGGCAGCAGGCGCTGCAAATCGGCCTGCACCGGCGTTTTACGCAGGCGGTGTTTCAGGCTCCAGCTAAACGCCAGCAGCAAGCCGGTAAATTCCCGCACCTGTTCTTCACGGATGCCGCGAATGCTTTTAATTTGCCGCAGCAGCGAACGCTCGGTGATATGCAAGTTACCCCACAAGTGGCGGGCTTCGATAAAACGCGCATAGCTGGCGTTGTTGCGAAAACCAAGGAAGATGGCGATCGACACCCCGACCAAACTAAAAGGCGCGGTGGTGAGGTGAATGCCGAGGGTCGAATACCACGGATAGCCAAAGATAGCGATCAGCGACATGAGTAGATTGAGCGACAGGCGAAACACGATGTTGCTAAGCACCGAGCCATGCCAGTCAAACAGCCGGATAAACCAGTGTTGATGGGGACGTACGATCATTTTGCGATGGTGTATTTTTTAGGTTTTGTGGCGTTAGGGTACGCCGGTCAGCACGGCGGAATCAACGCCATTGCTGACGCTTTTTTAAGACCGAATCATGAGATGCGCGGCAAGCTGACTTTCAACGCATCAATAAACAACCGCAGCGCCATGGATTGGTGGCGGTTGGGCGGGAACCACAGCGCAATCCCCGCTGATTGCACTCGCCAATCGGCCAGCAGTTCAACCAACTGGCCGCTGCGCAATGCTTTTTCCACATACAGCGACGGCACATAAGCAATGCCTAACCCGGCAAGGGCGGCCTGCGCCATCAGCGCGTTGCTGTCCAGCGTGAGCGTGCCGGGCACATCAATTTCGTGCGTTTCTGCCGCCTGCGCATATTCCCAGTGATAACGTTTGCCGCTGGGTAAGCGCTGGCGTATGCACTGCTGCCGCAGCAGATCGCGGGGATGCTTAATCGGCGCGTGCAGCGCCAGGTAAGCCGGTGCTGCCACGGTGACAAACGTCAGCGGACCACCGAGCGGAACCGCCACCATATCCTGCGGTACATCCTCAAGTAGCCTGATTCCGGCATCAAAACCGGCGGCGGTGATGTCCACCAATGCGCCTTGTGCGGCGAAATCGAGCTGGATATCGGGATAACGGGCGCTAAATTCCGCCACTACGTGCTGCAACAGCAAACCGATCGAGGCATCACTGGCGCTGATGCGCAACGTGCCGTAGTGCTGTTGGCGGCTGGCTGAGATGTCGTGCAGCACCTCATCCATCTGATTCAAGAGCGGCGAGAGTCGATCCAGTAGCTGCTGCCCGGCATCGGTGAGCGACACGCTGCGCGTGGTGCGCTGAAACAGCTGAACGCCCAGATTGTGCTCCAGCGTTTTCACCAGATGGCTGAGCGAAGAGCGCTTTAATCCGAGCTGCTCGGCGGCACGACGAAAGCTGCGCTGTTCACCAAGGGTTTTGATGGCTTGCAGCTCGTGCCACGAAGGTCGTTTCATTGGTGGTTTTTCCTCACCGGGTCATACGCGATTAGGTAGATTATCTCCACCAGTAAAGCGATCTACCATCAGGTTTTCAATAGGAGGAGCACAACATGAAAACCTGGTTAATTACCGGCGCCAGCAGCGGGCTAGGTCGTTTGATGAGTGAACGTTTACTGGCGCGTGGCGATCGCGTGCTGGCTTGCATACGTCGCGAACAGGCGATGGCCGATCTGCAGCAAACCTATGGCGAGCAGCTGCAGATTGTTGCGCTGGATCTGGCGCAAACCGATCGTATTGCGCCCACCATTGCGGATGCTTTTAAGGCGGTCGAACGCATTGATGTGGTGGTGAGCAATGCCGCCTACGGCCTGTTCGGCGCGGCGGAAGAGTTGAGTGATGCGCAGATTGATCGCCAGATCGCCACCAATCTTACCGGTTCTATCCAGCTGATTCGCGCCGTCATTCCCCTGTTACGCCAGCAGGGCGGCGGACGTATCGCGCAGATTTCTTCAGAAGGCGGCCAGGTGGCTTATCCCAACTTCAGCCTGTATCACGCCAGCAAATGGGGCATTGAGGGATTTGTCGAGGCGGTGCGTCAGGAAGTGGCCAGCTTCGGCATTGATTTCCTGCTGGTGGAGCCGGGCCCAACGGCGACGAATTTTGCTACAGGATTGGATATCGCTGACGCGCTCGAGGTATACCGCGATAACGCCTCAGGCCAGCTGCGCCGTGCGATTTTATCCGGTGATTTCACCATTGCCGGTGACGCCGGGAAATGCGTAACGGCGATGATTGAGACGCTTGATAAGCCCAGCATGCCGCTGCGCCTGGCGCTTGGCAGCACCGCTTATCAGCACATAGAAGCGGCATTGGAAAGCCGTCTGGCGGAGCTGCGCGCGCAGCGCGATGTGGCATTCGGCGCGGACGTGTAATCGCATAATTTATAACAACATGCGAATACCCTTAGCAGCTACTCGCAAAAAAGCCGGTATTCCCGGCTTTTTATTTAATCATCAGTAAGTTGTTCAGGCGTGCAGTCGTAAAGCTCCGCAAGTCTGGCGAGATTAAACTCACGTGGTTTTTCGCTTTTTTCCATCGCAGAGACAGACGCTTGCGTGATGCCCATTGATTCAGCAACCTGCTTTTGCGTCAGTTTGCGATAAATACGCCATGCGGCATGAAGAGTGACACCTTTTTCAATCGCAATGTTTACTACGTCGCCAGGGATCATGGCATCGTCATTTTTCCCGGCTTCATAAGAAACTGACTCCCATAATTCAGGCAAATCAGAATTGCGAGTCAGCCTTTCGAACAACTCTATGGGGACGATTGCCGCTTTACGATTTCCGGCGCTGTCAGTGATAAATTCGATCATAGGGTTTATGTTCCAGTATTTTGCGTTTTAATATTTTGAAAAATAAGGGGATATTCTGTTTCAGCTTCTTCCTTTCATTAGCGTCTGCAATACCCTGCATCTGCTTCATAGCCGCTTTGCGCCAATGTAGCTCTGGCATTCCCTTACCTCACATTGTTAACAACCTCCTTCACTGGAGATAATAACAATAGGTTTTTTTACCTATATTGGCAATTTTTATAGATGTTTAGGACGGAAAATTATCTATATTTAAAATAGAAATATAGATATGGATTACGTTGCTACGTTTCTAACCTGCTTAGCTCAACCGCATAGGATGTTAGGCGGAATCTGCAGATAGCTGCCAAACTCAGCCATTATGCATTTTGCCCGGTGCGCATGAATGTGCACCCTATACCGGTCAGAGTAGGGTCGCCATTTATGGCGACCAATCCGCTCAATCCTATGACTCAAGGAGACGTTCTAACATGCAAGCGATGATCCTGAAGTATCCCGGCGGCTTAGAAAACCTGCAGCTGATCGATCTTGCCGATCCCGGCAAACCTGGCGCGGGAGAGATCCGTGTAGCGATCCACGCTACGTCGCTGAACTTCCACGATCTACTGGTGGCGGATGGATCGATACCTACCGCCGATGGCCGCATTATGATGGCGGACGGCGCAGGCGTGGTGGAAGAGGTGGGCGCGGGCGTTACTGAATTTAAGCCGGGCGATCATGTGGTGTCATGCTTCTTCCCGCAGTGGCAGGATGGGTTGCCGTTGAGCCAGGTGGGCAATTTCACTCAAACGCCGGGCGACGGTGCGCACGGCTTTGCTGCCGAGGTGGTGGTACGTCCGGCGCAGCACTTCACGCTGGCACCGCGCGGTTGGCGCCATGCAGAAGCGGCGACCATCACCACGTCGGGGCTCACCGCATGGCGTGCGCTGGTGGGCGATGCGCAGATCAAAGCGGGTGATACGATCGTTACGCTCGGCACCGGTGGAGTGTCGATTACCGCGTTGCAGATCGCTAAATCAATGGGTGCCCGCGTGATTGTTACTTCCTCCTCCGACGAAAAGCTGGCGCGCGCGCGTGAGCTGGGTGCCGATGCGGGCATTAACTATCGCAGCACGCCGGAGTGGGGCAAAGCGGTACAGCAGTTAACCAATGGCCAGGGCGCGGATGTGGTGATTGAACTTGGCGGTCCTGGCACCATGGCGCAGTCGATTGAGGCGGTGCGTGTTGGTGGGCATATCGCGCTCATTGGCGTCCTTACCGGCTTTGAAGGCGTGATCCCCACCTCATTATTGATGGCAAAACAGGCGCGTATTCAGGGGCTGATTGTCGGCCATAGCCGCCAGCAGCAGGATTTTGTCCGCGCACTGGAGCAGAACGATATCCGGCCAGTGATCAGCGATAGCTACGGTTCACTGAGCGATCTCCCGGCAGCGTTTAAGCATCAGCAGAGCGCGGGACATTTCGGCAAAATTACGGTGGAGTGGTAAAACCATAACCACCGTGAAGTAGCATGTTATTGATCACAGGGTGCTGAAGAGGATATTCAGCGCCATGAAGACTCAGAATAGGATGGCGTGTACCGTAGCACGCAGGGCGATACCGAGCAGAATGCCGGGAACGGCGAAGCGGAACAGGCGCGGGAAGCGGCTTGAAAGGCCAAGGAAAATACCAATGCCGGGCAGATCGAAGGTTTGAATCAACAAACCTGCCGAGGCGTTGATGTTATGGGCGCTGTATAAGCCTTTCTCCACCAGTCCCGCCACCACGCCGTAATAGGCGGTGCCGCCCGCCAGGCATTTTGTCAGCGCTGGAAGAATGTAGACGTCGGAAATGTGCAGCTTATCCAGCAGCGGCGAGAGCAGGCGCGTCAGCATTTCGATGCCGCCCGCTTCTTTTAAAATACCCACCACCGATAACGAAATAATTAACATCGGCAGTGAACCCATCGCCAGGCGAATGGCATCGGAACCGGCACTGTTTATGATGCCAATCAGCCCGATTTTGCTTTCTTGATGGGTGACGGCTTCATCCTCGTTGAGCAGTGCGGCATCAGAGAGTTTGCGGCCAAAAAGGTGATAGGTGGCTGCCGCCGCGAGTACGCCACCGCAGATGGAGACGATCAGCGCCGTGCTCCAGTGCAATCCCGCCGGAATCAGTGGATAGAAGGTACTGGCCTGGCCCATGGCAAATAACATTGCCAGCGTGGCAGCCATATGACGATCGGAAGTGCCGCGCTTTTCCATAATCGCCAGCGCCGCCAGCGGGGCGGCAAAACTGACGAAATTAAGCTGAATCATGGCAAAAAAAGCCAGCCCGGTAATACCGAACGGTTTTAATAGCGGCGTGGCATGCTGCACCACAAAATCCAACAGACCTTTGACTTCCAGATATTTCATGATGAATAACATCACTACCATAATGGGAATTAAGGTGTAGAGCGCAACGTCCACTGAGGCTTTGCCCGCAGACATAATGATATCGATAATATTCATGCCAGATTCAGACCTGTGTTCACACCGTTGTCCCCGAAAAAATATTTAAATAGGCAAAGTAGTGCCTAAAGACGTTCAGTGACACACCAACCTCAATGAATGCACCTTCCGTAGCGACGCAATTCATTGCGCGATAAATCGCGCCGCTACGGAATATGCGCTATGAGATATCGGTATTCATATGTCGAGTGAAAAAGCATTAAGCAAGGGGCTGCCCGTAAAGGAATAAATCTTATCTTTTGCCTGGATGGTTGAGTAGTGAAGAAAATGGAATTTAAATTGCAGATATAAAAAAGCCAGCCTGATAAATGGCTGGCTGTTATTTGCCGCGAGAAATATTAACGCATCGTCACAAATTCTTCGGACGCGGTGGGGTGAATCGCCACGGTATTATCGAAGTCTTTCTTGGTGGCGCCCATTTTCAGCGCTACCGCGAAGCCTTGCAGCATCTCATCCATGCCGTTGCCGATACCGTGAATGCCGACAATTTTCTCATCCGCACCTACGCACACCAGTTTCATGCGGCACGGCTGGCGATGTTGGGTGACAGCGGTATACATTGCGGTGAAGGAGGATTTATACACCTTCACCTGATCGTCGCCGTACTGCTCGCGCGCCTGCGGTTCGGTCAATCCTACGGTACCAATCGGCGGATGACTGAACACCACGGTCGGTACGTTGCTGAAATCCAGATGCTCATCCGGCTTGTTGTTAAACAGGCGCTCAGAAAGACGACGACCTGCCGCCACCGCAACCGGCGTTAATTCAACCGCACCGGTGTTATCACCAACTGCATAAATGCCTTTGACGTTCGTGTTCTGGAACTTATCAACGTTGATATAGCCCTTGTCGTTGAGCTTCACGCCGGTTGCCGCCAGATTGAGATTATCGGTTGCCGGTTCACGGCCAATCGCCCACACCAAACAATCCACGGTTTGCTCGTGGCCGCTTTCCAGCTGCAGCGTCAGGCTGCCGTCGGCGTTTTTAATCACCGCTTTCGGAATCGATTCGGTGTGCAGCGTTGGACCTTCTGCCTGCATCACCTCAACCAGCGTATCGACGATCAGCGGATCGAAGCTGCGCAGCGGCGCGTGCTTACGTACAAATAGGTGGGTTTCTGCGCCCAGCGCATTCACCACGCCGGCCAGCTCCACGGCGATGTAACCCGCACCCACAACCGCCACGCGCTTCGGCAATGCATCCAGTTCAAAGAAACCATCAGAGTCGATACCGTATTCCGCGCCCGGCACGTTGGGATGGCTTGGACGACCGCCGGTGGCGATGAGGATGTGATCGGCGGTGAGGGTTTCGCCGTTCACTTCCACGGTATTGGCATCGATAAAGCGCGCGAAGCCTTTGATCACTTCAACCTTATTTTTACCCAGCACGTTATCGTATGAGCTGTGGATGCGATCGATGTAGGCGCTGCGGTTTTTCACCAGAATTGACCAGTCAAAACGATTTACCGTGGTATCGAAACCATAATCTGGCCCATAAAGATGAATAGCCTCAGCGATTTGCGCCGCATGCCACATCACCTTTTTCGGTACGCAGCCGACGTTGACGCAGGTGCCGCCCAGCTCTTTCGCTTCAATCAGCGCGCACTTCTGGCCGTACATCGCAGCACGGTTAATCGAGGCGATACCGCCGCTGCCGCCGCCGATGGCGAGGTAGTCAAAATGTCTGGTCATCCGTTATGTCCATCTGTTGGAAGAAAATTGGCATAGAGTTTAACGCTTGAGGCGTGAGGCGCGCAAAGATTGCACCTATGAATGTAATAGGGTTGAATCCCGAAACCCGCCATACTTCAAGCCGCAGGCGCGTTGGCTGCATCCTTTAACCCCAGTCACATAGTGAACTATGCTCCTGGGGATTAAAGGATTTGCCGCCTTCCTGCAACATGAATTATGACGGGTGCTACTCGTCAAAAGGAAATGAATATGCAACTGACTTTTCTCGGCACCGGCGGCGGTGCGCCCAGCCTGCAACGTAACGTCACCGCGATTGCGCTGACGCTGTCGAAACGCGGCGAAACCTGGCTTTTCGACTGCGGTGAAGCAACGCAGCATCAGTACATGCGCTCGGCGCTCAAGCCGGGCAAGCTGGAAAAAATCTTTATCACCCATCTGCACGGCGACCACATCTTTGGCCTGCCGGGATTGCTCACCAGCCGTTCGATGGCGGGCATCCTTGATCCCATGACGGTTTACGGTCCCAAAGGTATTCGGCAATTTATTGAGACGGCGCTCAGCTTAAGCGGCTCATACACCTCTTATCCGCTGGAAATTGTCGAGATTGAAGCCGGTTTGGTGCTGGATGATGGCGAGTTCCGCGTCACCGCCTGGCCGATGAATCATGTGATTGAGTGCTACGGCTATCGCATTGAGCAGCACGACAAGCCGGGCTTCCTTGATGCGCCACGCCTCAAAGCCGAAGGCGTACCGCGCGGGCCGTGGTATCAGGATTTGAAAGCGGGCAAACGCATCCAACTGGACGATGGTCGGGAAATCAACGGCGCGGAGTATCTGGGGCCGGCCACCAAAGGTAAAGTGTTGGCGATATTTGGCGATACTGCGCCCACCGAGGTCGCGCTGCAGCTGGCCGCCAACGCGGATGTGATGGTGCATGAAACCACGCTGGAGGCGGCGCTGGTTGAAAAAGCCAACGGGCGCGGCCACTCAACTACCGTTCAGGCGGCTGAAGTGGCAAAACAATCAGGAGCAAAGCGGATGATCGCCACGCATTTCAGCTCGCGCTATCTGTCAAAGGATCGGGAGAAACTGCTGGCGGAGTGCCAGTCGGTGTTTGCTGCGACCGAGCTGGCACATGATTTCGCGGTATTCGAGGTTTAGTGCTGTAACGCCGGGTAGGTGAAAAACAGCAGATGCGTCATGTTGAACAGGAAATGGACGCCGGTGGCGACCCACAGGCGTCCACTCCATTGCCACGCCAGACCGTAAATCAGCCCGGCCAGGGTGGCGAAAATCATCAGTAACGGCCCGCCGGGAAAGTGTGCCAAGCCGAACAGCAGCGACGTCAGCAACAATGCAGCTACGGCACCGATGTGTTGGCGCAAACGCTGTTGCAGATAGCCGCGAAAGAATGCCTCTTCCGCCAGCGCAACGAAGAACACGTTCGCCAGCACAAAACTGCCCAACCATTCCGGCCAATGGGGTTCAACGGCCAGGCCACCCAACTGCACCGCGACATAGAGCAGCAGCGGAATCGCCGCCAGCAGCGCCAGCCACAATATCTTGTAGCGCGGTGGAGCGGCCTTGGTGCGAAACAGCTGCGGCAAACAGATGAGCAACACAAACGGAATCAGCGCCTTATCGAAGTTATATGAGAAGCTGAAGGGCGCACTAAGCGGTCCGGCCTGCACATCTTCTATCTGACGCGGATTGTTGAAACCGGGGAAAAAGTGCAGAAACAGCCCGACGGCAATGGCAACGAGCAGGGCTTCGCTGACCAGCTGAATCCAGCGTGCGCTGTTTTCGACGCGAACCCACGCGATAACGGCGATGGCGCCGAGTAGCGTCATCGCCGGCCAATCCAGCACATCCTGAAACAAACCCAGAATAGTGGCCAGCGTGAGCAGCAGTACGGAAAAACGTTTGGCGGGCGACAGCATAGCAAGCGCGCCAGCCAGAATGATCCACATGGTAATTGTCCTTGTTGGCTGACGGCGCTACGCGAACCTACTCTGGCACGATTTGCGTGACGCTGAAGTGACCGGTACCAGCAGGTACCAGCTTCTGATGCAGCCACGGCAGCAGCTCTTCCATTTGCGCTTTCAGCTTCCACGGCGGGTTAATCACGATCATGCCGGAAGCCGTCATGCCGCGCTGATCGCTGTCTGGACGCACTGCCAGCTCAATTTGCAGAATGTTGCGGATATTGGTGGCCTGCAGGTCCTTGATCATGTGTTTGATCTGTTGACGCATGACAACCGGATACCACAGGGCGAACACGCCGGTGGCGAAACGCTTGTGGCCTTCCTGAATACCTTTCACCACATCCTGATAATCGCTTTTCATCTCATACGGTGGATCGATGAGAATCAGACCGCGGCGGCTCAGCGGCGGCAGCTTGGCTTTCAGCTGCTGGTAACCGTCGCCACGCGCTACGCGCGCGCGGGCATCTTTGCTGAACTCGGTGCGCAGCAGCGGATAATCGCTGGAGTGCAGCTCGGTCAGCTCCATTTTGTCCTCTTCGCGCAGCAGGAAGCGGGCAATTAACGGTGAGCCGGGATAATACTTTAAGGTGCCATGCGGATTAAGGTTACGCACCGCCGAGAGATACGGCTTCAGCAGCTCAGGCACATCCGGCTGCTGCCAGATGCGGCCGATGCCTTCCAGATATTCACCGGTACGCTCGGCGTGCTCACCGCTGAGCAGGTAACGTCCGGCACCAGCATGCGTATCCAGATAGAGAAAAGGTTTTTCCTTCTCCATCAGAGCGGTGAGGATCAGGCTTTCAACGGTATGTTTCAGCACGTCGGCATGGTTGCCGGCATGAAAACTGTGGCGATAACTCAGCATAAAAAAGAGGGGTCCGCGGTTGGATCAAAGGGAGTCTATACATCGTGTGTGGCGCGATTATAGCCGCGCTGGGTAAAAATTGCTGACGTTTCGTGGGTGATTTAAGTTTTATGACCAGGTGTCGTTATAGCGGCTTGCGATGCGTTTTGTTGTGGGAAATTTTTGCCATGCCATTGTCCAGTACGCGAATTTTCGCTGCAATTCAACGCGCAGAAGTGAAATGCCAGGTGTTTCTGGCAGGAGATTTTTTTGCTTAAAGCACCTTTAACAACTTCTGGTGAAAATGATGAATAAAATAACGGGTGTCGCAATGGCAAGTCTGTTGGCACTTACCGGCTGCGCGAAACCACAACCCGTGCAAAGCCTGGTCACGCCGCCTGCTGCGGCAGCACAGCCTGTTGCGCAAAATACTCCAGTAGGACAAGAGACATCCGTTGTGGTCTCACCGTCCGCTCAACCTGAGGCTGCGCCATTGACCGATGGCCTTTCAGGCAACATGGAGCAGTGCCGTAAAGAGCTGGATGCTATGCGTCTTTATAGCAAGGTGTCATATGCCAATTTCAATGCGGAACTGCAGAAAATTGACGCACAAACCCATAAATATTTGCAAATTAAACAATCGATTGGCGCAGATATTAATGATTTAGTGATGCCACGTTATCAGTTCCAGGCGCGTGAGTTGTGCTTCCGTATTAAAAACCGTCTATCACAACTGATTATTCGTCAGGCTGGCTAACACCTGCATTGATTGCCCGTTGTCGGTGTGGATAGCGCTATGCAACGCGATTCCTATCCCTCTTCGCTCAAATACGCTTCAGCTCGCCTTGTGGCGAGCTTTTCTTCGCCGGTCCATCCTTAGCGGCATTGATTTTCATGCTATCAAGCCGCATGTTAGGTAGATTGCGTCGCGCGAGTACTCGCGCCTCAACTCCATCATGAAAGGACTGCGCTTATGACCAATCCGTTACTCACGTCTTTTACGCTTCCCCCGTTTTCTGCCATCAAACCTGAACATGTGGTTCCTGCGGTTACCGAAGCGCTGAACGACTGTCGTGCCGCGGTAGAACGCGCTGTGGCGCAAGGCGCGCCTTACACATGGGAAAATCTGGTACAGCCGCTGGCTGAAGTTGACGATCGCTTAGGTCGCCTGTTCTCGCCGGTTAGCCATTTAAATTCGGTGAAAAATAGCCCGGAACTGCGTGAAGCTTACGAACAAACGCTGCCGCTGCTGTCTGAGTACAGCACCTGGGTTGGCCAGCACGAAGGTTTGTACCAGGCATATCGCAACCTGAAAGAGGGCGAGAGCTACGCGGGCCTCGATACTGCGCAGCAGAAAGCGGTGGATAACAGCCTGCGTGATTTCGAGCTGTCCGGTATCGGTCTCGATAAAGAGAAACAGAAGCGCTATGGCGAAATCGCTGCGCGCCTGTCCGAGCTGGGCTCGACTTACAGCAACAATGTGCTCGACGCCACCATGGGCTGGAGCAAGCTAGTGACCGATGAAGCCGATCTGGCGGGTATGCCGGAGAGCGCGCTGGCTGCAGCCAAAGCGCAGGCTGAAGCCAAAGAGCAAGAGGGCTGGCTGCTGACGCTGGATATTCCAAGCTATCTGCCGGTGATGACCTATTGCGATAACGCTGCGCTGCGTGAAGAGCTGTACCGCGCCTATTCAACCCGTGCTTCCGATCAGGGCCCGAATGGCGGCAAATGGGATAACGGCCCGATTATGGCGGAAGAGCTGGCGCTGCGCCACGAACTGGCTCAGCTACTGGGCTTCGACTCCTACGCTGACAAATCGCTGGCCACCAAAATGGCGGAAAACCCGGCGCAGGTGATTGAGTTTCTCACCGATCTCGCTAAACGCGCACGTCCGCAGGGTGAAAAAGAGCTGGCTCAGCTGCGCGCTTTCGCCAAAAAAGAGTTCGGCGTCGACGAAATGAATCCGTGGGATTTGACCTACTACGGCGAAAAACAGAAACAGCATCTCTACACCATTAGCGACGAGCAACTGCGCCCGTATTTCCCGGAAGCGCGTGCGGTGAGTGGCCTGTTTGAGGTGGTAAAACGCATTTACGGTATCACCGCGAAAGAGCGTAAGGATGTGGATGTTTACCATCCGGATGTACGCTTCTTCGATCTGTTCGATGAGAGCGGCGAGCTGCGCGGCAGCTTCTATCTCGAT contains:
- the prlC gene encoding oligopeptidase A, translated to MTNPLLTSFTLPPFSAIKPEHVVPAVTEALNDCRAAVERAVAQGAPYTWENLVQPLAEVDDRLGRLFSPVSHLNSVKNSPELREAYEQTLPLLSEYSTWVGQHEGLYQAYRNLKEGESYAGLDTAQQKAVDNSLRDFELSGIGLDKEKQKRYGEIAARLSELGSTYSNNVLDATMGWSKLVTDEADLAGMPESALAAAKAQAEAKEQEGWLLTLDIPSYLPVMTYCDNAALREELYRAYSTRASDQGPNGGKWDNGPIMAEELALRHELAQLLGFDSYADKSLATKMAENPAQVIEFLTDLAKRARPQGEKELAQLRAFAKKEFGVDEMNPWDLTYYGEKQKQHLYTISDEQLRPYFPEARAVSGLFEVVKRIYGITAKERKDVDVYHPDVRFFDLFDESGELRGSFYLDLYAREHKRGGAWMDDCVGQMRKADGSLQKPVAYLTCNFNRPLQGKPALFTHDEVITLFHEFGHGLHHMLTRIETPGVSGISGVPWDAVELPSQFMENWCWEPDALAFISGHYETGEPLPKELLDKMLAAKNYQAALFILRQLEFGLFDFRLHTEFNPAKGAQILETLREVKKQVAVVPSPEWGRFPHAFSHVFAGGYAAGYYSYLWADVLAADAYSRFEEEGIFNRQTGQSFLDNILTRGGSEEPMELFKRFRGREPQLDAMLEHYGIQG